A part of Desulfobacter sp. genomic DNA contains:
- a CDS encoding N-acetyl sugar amidotransferase: protein MNNLLETKYGLPSDVIFCKKCVMSNQRPASAVEFKHTINSKKQTLAFDDQGICDACRVSEHKDKQIDWKKREEELLTLLEKHRKTDGSYDCLVPGSGGKDSALQAHILKYKYGMNPLTVTWPPILYTDYGYRNFKNWIDVGGLDNISFNRNGRAMRILTRLSIENLFHPFQTFILGQKNLAPKLALKFGIPLVFYGENEAEYGNPIADNAKSLRDRSYHTMKNLNDIYLGGLPVKEITDRYDLTVNDLMSFLPPDAAEFQNSNIEVHYLGYYLKWTPQEAYYYAVENTGFKARPFRSQGTYSKYNSIDDKIDDLHYYTTFIKFGIGRATYDASQEIRNRHITREEGQALVKRFDGEFPDRYFNEIMDYLEMSPEYFRNELADKFRSPHLWKKVNGEWKLRHTVNMDGVEDQAGFLGSTSKMPAEIKG from the coding sequence ATGAACAACCTGCTTGAAACCAAATACGGACTCCCCTCGGATGTCATTTTCTGCAAAAAATGTGTCATGTCCAACCAGCGGCCGGCATCGGCAGTTGAATTCAAACACACCATCAACAGCAAAAAACAAACACTGGCCTTTGACGACCAGGGCATATGTGATGCCTGCCGTGTGTCGGAGCATAAAGACAAACAAATAGACTGGAAAAAGCGGGAAGAGGAATTATTAACACTGCTGGAAAAACACCGGAAAACAGACGGGTCCTACGACTGTCTGGTCCCAGGATCCGGTGGCAAGGACAGTGCCCTCCAGGCCCATATTCTCAAATACAAATACGGGATGAACCCGCTGACCGTCACCTGGCCGCCAATCTTGTACACCGACTACGGTTACCGGAATTTCAAAAACTGGATTGATGTGGGGGGGCTGGACAACATCAGTTTCAACCGGAACGGCAGGGCAATGAGAATTTTGACCCGGCTCTCCATTGAGAACCTGTTCCACCCGTTCCAGACATTTATTTTGGGTCAAAAAAACCTGGCCCCGAAACTTGCCCTGAAATTCGGTATTCCCCTGGTTTTTTACGGGGAAAATGAAGCGGAGTACGGCAATCCCATTGCAGATAATGCAAAATCCCTCAGGGACAGGTCCTACCATACCATGAAAAACCTAAATGATATCTATCTTGGGGGGCTCCCTGTCAAAGAGATAACGGACCGGTACGATTTAACCGTGAACGATCTGATGTCATTTCTGCCGCCGGACGCAGCAGAATTCCAGAACTCCAATATTGAGGTCCACTACCTGGGGTATTACCTGAAATGGACTCCCCAGGAAGCCTATTACTACGCAGTTGAAAACACAGGGTTCAAGGCGCGCCCCTTCAGAAGCCAGGGCACCTACAGCAAGTACAACAGCATTGATGATAAAATTGATGACCTTCACTATTATACCACCTTTATCAAATTCGGCATCGGCCGGGCCACCTATGACGCCTCCCAGGAAATACGCAACAGGCATATCACCAGGGAGGAGGGGCAGGCCCTGGTAAAACGGTTTGACGGAGAATTTCCCGACCGGTACTTCAACGAAATCATGGACTACCTGGAAATGTCACCGGAATACTTTAGAAACGAACTGGCAGACAAATTCAGGTCTCCACATCTGTGGAAAAAAGTGAACGGTGAGTGGAAACTGCGTCATACGGTGAATATGGACGGCGTTGAAGACCAGGCTGGATTTTTGGGCAGCACATCAAAGATGCCGGCCGAGATCAAAGGGTGA
- a CDS encoding NeuD/PglB/VioB family sugar acetyltransferase — MADIPILLVGGGGHCRACIDVIELVPGYEIAGIVEQPGREGAPPVLGYPVLGSDGDLEKLRQTYDHALVTIGQIGPPGARYKAFCRLKALGFTLPVLVSPLARVSPHAVIEKGTVVMHQALVNAGARVGRNCIINTGALVEHDACIGDHTHISTRAVVNGGAGVGAGSFMGSNAVLVQGVVLPENQFVKACALITKP, encoded by the coding sequence ATGGCTGATATTCCCATCCTTCTTGTGGGCGGCGGCGGTCACTGCCGGGCCTGTATTGATGTGATCGAACTGGTTCCCGGATATGAAATCGCCGGGATTGTGGAGCAGCCGGGAAGAGAAGGGGCTCCTCCGGTACTGGGATATCCTGTACTGGGCAGCGACGGGGATCTGGAAAAATTGAGACAAACCTATGACCATGCATTGGTGACCATCGGCCAGATCGGCCCCCCGGGAGCGAGATATAAGGCCTTTTGCCGGTTAAAGGCGCTTGGGTTTACTCTGCCGGTTCTGGTTTCCCCCCTGGCCCGTGTCTCCCCCCATGCCGTGATTGAAAAAGGAACTGTGGTCATGCACCAGGCCCTGGTCAATGCCGGTGCCAGGGTTGGCAGAAATTGCATTATCAACACCGGCGCTTTGGTGGAACACGATGCCTGTATCGGCGATCACACCCATATTTCAACCAGGGCTGTGGTCAACGGGGGCGCCGGGGTTGGTGCGGGATCATTTATGGGATCCAATGCTGTTCTTGTCCAAGGGGTGGTGCTGCCGGAAAATCAATTTGTTAAGGCCTGCGCCCTGATTACCAAACCCTAA
- a CDS encoding LegC family aminotransferase, whose amino-acid sequence MYDRLIDFIRAWYETDGTIPLHEPIFGEKEREYVLDTLDSTFVSSVGEYVSRFEKVLARYLGGGFVVATVNGTTALQLALQLAGTRGGDEVITQPLTFVATANAIAHNHAVPSFVDVQEETLGLCPEALERYLDRIGVRSGKGCQNRETGRRIAAILPMHTFGHPCRMEAILDIAEHWGVPVVEDAAEALGSKRGSGYCGGFGKLGVFSFNGNKTITCGGGGAIITGDEALAARARHLSTTAKKDHPWKFAHDEVGYNYRMPNLNAALACAQMESLDAFLLDKRRLAKAYNAFFKETGLGVFVDEPDGARSNFWLNAVITENRAQRDALLKETNGAGVMTRPAWELMTDLEMFKDCPKGDLTVARRICQRIVNLPSSARKHG is encoded by the coding sequence ATGTATGACAGGCTGATTGATTTTATAAGGGCGTGGTATGAAACAGACGGCACAATCCCTTTGCATGAACCCATATTCGGAGAAAAGGAAAGGGAATATGTGCTTGATACGCTTGATTCCACCTTTGTCTCCAGTGTGGGGGAATATGTCAGCCGGTTTGAAAAGGTGCTGGCCCGATACCTGGGCGGCGGATTTGTTGTGGCAACGGTCAACGGAACCACGGCCCTTCAGCTGGCCCTGCAATTAGCCGGAACCCGCGGGGGGGACGAAGTCATCACCCAGCCGTTGACCTTTGTGGCTACGGCCAATGCCATTGCCCATAACCATGCCGTGCCTTCGTTTGTGGATGTGCAGGAGGAAACCCTCGGCCTCTGCCCTGAGGCCCTTGAGCGTTATCTGGACCGCATCGGAGTCCGGTCCGGCAAGGGGTGTCAAAACAGGGAAACCGGGCGGCGGATAGCGGCCATTCTTCCCATGCATACCTTTGGCCATCCCTGCAGGATGGAGGCTATTCTTGACATCGCAGAACACTGGGGGGTGCCTGTGGTTGAGGATGCAGCCGAAGCACTGGGGTCAAAGCGCGGGTCAGGGTACTGCGGTGGCTTCGGGAAATTGGGGGTGTTCAGTTTTAACGGCAACAAAACCATCACCTGCGGGGGAGGGGGAGCCATCATTACGGGGGATGAGGCTCTGGCAGCCAGGGCCAGACACCTGTCCACCACAGCCAAAAAGGACCATCCCTGGAAATTTGCCCACGATGAGGTCGGATATAATTACAGAATGCCCAATTTGAATGCGGCCCTGGCCTGCGCCCAGATGGAAAGCCTGGACGCTTTTTTATTAGATAAGCGTCGCCTGGCAAAGGCCTATAATGCCTTTTTCAAAGAAACCGGTCTGGGCGTTTTTGTAGATGAACCCGACGGTGCCAGGAGTAATTTCTGGCTCAATGCGGTAATTACAGAAAACAGGGCGCAAAGAGATGCGCTGCTCAAAGAGACCAATGGTGCCGGGGTCATGACCCGGCCGGCCTGGGAGCTTATGACAGATCTGGAAATGTTCAAAGATTGCCCAAAAGGCGACCTGACGGTGGCCAGGCGGATTTGCCAAAGGATTGTCAACCTGCCCTCCAGTGCGAGGAAACATGGCTGA
- a CDS encoding GDP-mannose 4,6-dehydratase, with protein sequence MKLSNKKILVTGADGFIGSHLTEKLAASGARVKALSYYNSFNYWGWLEGLPCLDEIEVVSGDIRDPHFCREITKGVDIIFHLAALIAIPYSYVAPDSYVDTNVKGTLNICQAAKENGCERLIHTSTSEVYGTARYVPIDEAHPLQPQSPYSASKIGADQMALSFYLAFGLPVTIARPFNTFGPRQSARAVIPTIISQIAAGKKEIQLGDLTPTRDFNYVLDTCSGFMALAGSDETIGEVVNIGSGVEVSVRETLEMIKKIMGSDVRFITDEQRLRPKGSEVLRLCCDNTKIRKLTGFTHGHSLEQGLEKTIDWFTDPKNLSGYKADIYNV encoded by the coding sequence TTGAAATTAAGCAATAAGAAGATTCTTGTCACAGGGGCGGACGGGTTTATTGGTTCCCATCTGACAGAAAAACTTGCGGCCTCAGGTGCCCGGGTCAAAGCCCTGTCATATTATAATTCCTTTAATTATTGGGGATGGCTGGAGGGTCTGCCCTGTCTGGATGAGATAGAGGTGGTGTCCGGAGACATTCGGGATCCCCATTTTTGCAGAGAAATAACAAAGGGTGTGGACATCATTTTTCATTTGGCCGCCCTTATCGCCATTCCTTATTCCTACGTGGCACCGGATTCCTATGTGGATACCAACGTCAAGGGCACATTGAATATCTGTCAGGCGGCAAAGGAGAACGGGTGTGAGCGGCTTATTCATACCTCCACCTCCGAGGTATACGGTACGGCCCGGTATGTCCCCATTGACGAAGCGCATCCCCTGCAGCCCCAGTCTCCCTATTCGGCCAGCAAGATCGGCGCGGACCAGATGGCCCTGAGTTTTTACCTGGCATTCGGTCTGCCCGTAACCATTGCCAGGCCATTTAACACCTTTGGGCCGCGGCAGAGTGCCAGGGCGGTAATTCCCACCATTATCAGCCAGATAGCCGCCGGTAAAAAAGAGATTCAGCTCGGGGATTTAACCCCCACACGGGATTTTAATTATGTTCTGGATACCTGCAGCGGGTTTATGGCATTGGCCGGATCCGATGAAACCATAGGAGAGGTGGTCAATATCGGGTCCGGCGTGGAAGTTTCCGTCCGGGAGACCCTGGAGATGATAAAAAAGATCATGGGTTCGGATGTGAGGTTCATCACGGATGAGCAGAGGCTGCGGCCCAAGGGGTCGGAGGTTTTAAGGTTATGCTGCGATAACACAAAAATTCGGAAACTGACGGGGTTTACCCATGGCCATTCCCTTGAACAGGGGCTTGAAAAAACCATAGACTGGTTTACGGACCCAAAAAATCTATCGGGGTATAAGGCAGATATCTACAATGTATGA
- a CDS encoding B12-binding domain-containing radical SAM protein: MRVLLVVYDNDSYIHWFPQGLAYIAAVLKKQGCEVEIYSQDVHHFPDDHLTQYLDRNKFDIIGVSIIAGYYQYKKLLSISRAIERSRQRPAHYIIGGHGPCPEPEYFLGKTGADVVVMGEGEETIVELCRAFANHAPLNDIKGIAYSDGGKVKINPRRELIQDIDTIPWPAYELFPIEYYRLLRMPHCSHSDFIMPLLSGRGCTFTCNFCYRMDKGFRPRSAQAIVEEISFLKKEYGITYIAFSDELLMSSKKRTREICEAFLKANLNIKWDCNGRLNYAVPEVLDLMKRAGCVFINYGIEAYDNQVLKKMNKALTISQIDKGIAATLAAGISPGLNMLFGHIGDTRETLNAAVEFLIRHDDGAQMRTIRPVTPYPGSPLYDEAIKRGLIEDIDDFYVNKHLNSDLFAANFTDLTEDELYLELAEANTRLTRNYFENKKQGMVSQINALYTDRDPSFRGFRQS, from the coding sequence TTGAGAGTATTATTGGTTGTCTATGATAATGATTCCTATATTCACTGGTTCCCCCAGGGATTGGCATATATTGCGGCCGTACTGAAAAAACAAGGGTGTGAGGTCGAGATATACAGCCAGGATGTTCACCACTTCCCGGATGACCACCTGACCCAGTATCTGGACCGAAATAAATTTGACATCATCGGTGTTTCAATCATCGCCGGCTACTATCAATACAAAAAGCTTCTGTCAATTTCCCGTGCCATCGAACGGTCAAGGCAGCGGCCGGCACACTACATCATCGGTGGCCACGGCCCCTGTCCGGAACCGGAATATTTTCTGGGAAAGACCGGCGCTGATGTGGTGGTTATGGGTGAAGGTGAAGAAACAATCGTGGAATTGTGCCGGGCCTTTGCCAACCATGCACCTTTGAACGATATCAAGGGCATTGCATACAGCGACGGCGGTAAGGTGAAGATTAATCCGCGGCGGGAGCTGATTCAGGATATCGATACCATCCCATGGCCTGCCTATGAATTGTTTCCCATTGAGTATTACAGGCTACTGCGCATGCCCCATTGCAGCCATAGCGATTTTATCATGCCCCTGCTTTCGGGAAGGGGCTGCACCTTTACCTGTAATTTTTGCTATCGGATGGATAAGGGCTTTCGTCCGAGATCGGCCCAGGCTATTGTTGAGGAGATCTCATTCTTAAAAAAAGAATACGGGATTACCTATATTGCCTTTTCCGACGAATTGCTTATGTCCTCCAAAAAGCGGACTCGGGAAATCTGCGAAGCCTTTCTAAAGGCAAATCTCAATATTAAATGGGATTGCAACGGACGGCTAAACTATGCCGTGCCCGAGGTGCTGGACCTTATGAAACGGGCCGGCTGTGTATTTATCAATTACGGGATTGAAGCTTACGATAACCAGGTGCTTAAAAAAATGAATAAAGCGCTGACGATAAGCCAGATCGACAAGGGAATTGCCGCCACCCTGGCTGCAGGCATCAGCCCCGGGCTGAATATGCTCTTCGGCCATATCGGTGATACCCGGGAGACCCTGAATGCTGCTGTAGAATTTTTAATCCGTCACGATGACGGGGCCCAGATGCGGACCATCCGCCCGGTGACGCCTTATCCGGGCTCTCCCCTGTATGACGAAGCCATCAAGCGGGGTCTGATTGAGGACATTGATGATTTCTACGTGAACAAGCATTTGAATTCAGACCTGTTTGCAGCCAATTTTACAGATCTTACCGAGGATGAACTCTATTTGGAACTGGCAGAGGCCAACACCAGGCTGACCCGGAATTATTTTGAAAATAAAAAACAGGGGATGGTATCCCAGATCAATGCATTATATACCGACCGTGACCCGTCATTCAGAGGATTCAGGCAGTCATAA